The Borrelia sp. P9F1 genome includes the window TTAAACCACCCCTATAACTGTAAAATAGGTACATGCTTAAGATTAAAAAAATCAGATTAATTAGCCCCATATGATGACTTTTGTATAGGAAACTAACTGATGAAACATATATGTCTTTCAAATAAAAAGCTGCACACCAGTGAATAGCCACCGAGGTGCGACTGAAGAATTACACTAAGTAGCAACTAAACCAGTGAAAGGAAGCAAACAGTGTCAAAATATGAGATTGAAAGATAGTTTATTAGTTAAAATAGAAAGTGTTAGAAATGAGCTTAATGGCAGAATAGATAAACTAGATGAGAAAATAGAAAGACTGGATGAGAAAATAGAAAGACTAGATGGGAAAATAGAAAAACTAGACGAGAAAATAGAAAGTAAGATTGATAAGTCGATAGGAGCAGCGATAAGACCGCTTTACTGGATATTTGGGTTTATATCCACGTTTACTTTTGGTGTTTTCTTAGCATTGCTTACGATACTTTTCAAGCAGTAAATATCATCTACTAGCTACTCTTGCCTCATGCATTTCATATGTTGATAAGTAGTTGGGATTGAAAATGATCTTACCTTGTATTTCTTTTAAATTTTCTTTAATGATAGATTCTAGTATTTTAAATTTTTCTTTATCAAACTTGTTTCCAGTCGTGTTGGAATTAAAAGTTACTTCCAGTGTTTTATATTTAAGAACATTTTTAATATTTTCTCTATTAATTAAAAGAGCATGCAGTATTGTAAAGAGCACCTCAGAGTATTGTTTTGATTTAAGTTTATGAAGTAGCATTTTATGCAGGTCAGGTATTATAATCCCTTTTATAACAAAATCCTTGTAGTATTCATCCCCGTTCTCTTGTATTACCGTAAACCCGTCTTCAGCCTCCGCTAGCTCTCTTGAATGTATTACATTCTCCTGAGTTATCATTGTGGCCTCTTTAAGTTTGTCGATTGATGCGACAATGACTTGTATTATTTTTTTAAATCTAACTTTTGATAAGGTTTTTGCAGCATCAAGTGACTGTATGAGTAGGTCTGGGTATAAGAAGAAGAGTGTCAGTGCAGATCAAGTTTCAGTTGATGTTGGTGCGCGTAAGGTTGCAATTAAGAATAAGGATTCTAGCACTAAACTCATCCTAGAGAAGATTAACAAAAATGTTAATACTCTTCGTGATGAGATTAGAACAGGTTTGGATGTAAGTGTAACACTTACAAGTACGGCCACAGTAGGAGAAGTTGCAATGGCTGTAACCACTCCTGTTAGAGGTACGGCTAGTAAAAATATTAATACTGATACTTATCCTGACAAGGCCATTGATGATCTATTTGTTTAAAGATGAAAGAGATTAGTATGTTAAAATTAAGCTAGGGTGTGGCAGGTAAGGAGTTTTGGGTGAGTAATCTTGCGCATGAGCGATTACCGGAATATGAGGAAGTAAAGCAAGCATTTCTTGATAAAGGATTTTCTGAAGCAGTATTTCAGTATGTCTTAGTTCGCAATTCTAATTATAGCTATGATAATTTGCAAGTTAGAATGACTGTTCTTGAGAAGCAAATGGTAGCTCTTAGTGGGGATGTGAAGAAAGGCATTGACAAGTTAGATGCTAAGGATGGTGCAGGTAGGAGTGAGCTTAAGGGTGATATTAAGGCTAAGATTGAGGAACTTAAGACTGAGCTTAATGCCAAGATTCTAGTAAGTGAGAAATCGATTAGGGAAGTGATGTACCCGATTTATTGGGTGTTAGTGCTTAC containing:
- the bdr gene encoding Bdr family repetitive protein encodes the protein MSNLAHERLPEYEEVKQAFLDKGFSEAVFQYVLVRNSNYSYDNLQVRMTVLEKQMVALSGDVKKGIDKLDAKDGAGRSELKGDIKAKIEELKTELNAKILVSEKSIREVMYPIYWVLVLTYKGLKRSGTH